The following proteins are co-located in the Castanea sativa cultivar Marrone di Chiusa Pesio chromosome 8, ASM4071231v1 genome:
- the LOC142605512 gene encoding ABC transporter G family member 3 — protein sequence MEEIQSQSDNYRSSSSSASSPASRVPSSNFFYLRKPGSLRQPISFEDSPEWEDTDVDARVEEGGDRDTINIAITPASPSLSKLNSGSLPSPPLPEGAVVARKTAGASVVWKDLTVTIKGKRKYSDKVVKSSNGYALPGTMTVIMGPARSGKSTLLRAIAGRLHHSAKMYGEVFVNGAKSHMPYGSYGFVERETSLIGSLTVREFLYYSALLQLPGFFCQKKSVVEDAIHAMSLGDYANKLIGGHCYMKGLHSGERRRISIARELVMRPHILFIDEPLYHLDSVSALLMMVTLKKLASTGCTLIFTIYQSSTEVFGLFDRICLLSNGNTLFFGETLACLQHFSNAGFPCPIMQSPSDHFLRAINTDFDRIIAMCKNWQDDHDFSAVNMDTAVAIRTLEATYKTSADAVAVENMIVRLTDKEGPFLKSKGKAGCGTRIAVLTWRSLLIMSREWKYYWLRLILCMLLTLCVGTVFSGLGHSLSSVVTRVAAVFAFISFASLLSIAGVPALLKEIKIYASEELNQHSGPLVFLFGQLLSSIPFLFLISISSSLVFYFLIGLRDEFGLLMYFVLNFFLCLLVNEGLMLVVVSLWQNVFWSILTLVSIHVVMMLAAGYFRIRNALPGPLWTYPLSYIAFHTYSIQGILENEYLWTSFPVGQVRTISGYQALRSAYDISPDINSKWKNLLVLFLMVVGYRIVVFVLLYFHVGKNKSVLKIFQCNQDKKNTR from the exons ATGGAAGAAATACAGTCTCAGTCTGACAACTACAGGTCTTCATCATCTTCAGCGAGTAGTCCAGCAAGTAGGGTGCCCTCAAGTAACTTTTTCTATCTGCGTAAACCTGGTTCCCTGAGACAACCCATCTCATTTGAGGATTCACCAGAATGGGAGGATACAGATGTTGATGCGAGGGTGGAGGAAGGAGGTGACCGTGACACTATTAACATTGCAATCACCCCAGCCTCCCCATCTCTCTCGAAGCTAAATAGTGGGTCCTTGCCATCTCCACCACTACCAGAGGGTGCAGTTGTGGCAAGGAAAACTGCAGGGGCTTCAGTTGTTTGGAAAGACTTGACTGTCACAATAAAGGGGAAAAGGAAGTACTCTGACAAAGTTGTGAAGAGTTCAAATGGTTATGCATTGCCTGGAACTATGACAGTAATCATGGGTCCTGCCAGATCAGGGAAATCCACTCTACTAAGGGCTATTGCAG GAAGATTGCACCATTCAGCCAAAATGTACGGTGAAGTGTTTGTTAATGGGGCAAAATCGCACATGCCTTATGGGTCTTAT ggATTTGTTGAGAGGGAAACCAGTCTGATTGGGTCCCTCACTGTCCGGGAGTTTCTGTACTATTCAGCACTGCTTCAACTTCCTGGTTTCTTTTGTCAGAAGAAGAGTGTAGTTGAGGATGCCATTCATGCTATGTCTCTTGGTGATTATGCTAACAAATTGATAGGTGGCCACTGTTATATGAAGGGCCTTCATAGTGGTGAGAGAAGGCGTATTAGCATTGCAAGGGAACTTGTGATGAGGCCACATATCTTATTTATAGATGAGCCACTTTATCATCTTGACAG TGTCTCTGCACTTTTGATGATGGTTACATTGAAGAAACTTGCGAGCACAGGGTGCACTCTTATTTTCACCATTTACCAAAGCAGCACAGAAGTATTTGGCCTCTTTGACCGGATTTGTCTGCTTTCAAATGGAAATACCCTGTTTTTTGGAGAAACGTTGGCCTGCTTGCAG CACTTCTCAAATGCTGGATTTCCTTGCCCAATTATGCAAAGTCCTTCAGATCACTTTTTGCGTGCAATAAACACAGATTTTGACAGGATCATTGCAATGTGCAAAAATTGGCAG GACGACCACGATTTTTCAGCAGTGAATATGGATACTGCTGTTGCGATACGCACTCTTGAAGCAACTTATAAAACATCAGCAGATGCTGTAGCAGTTGAAAATATGATAGTGAGACTCACAGATAAG GAAGGCCCATTTCTCAAAAGCAAAGGAAAGGCTGGCTGTGGTACACGAATTGCTGTTTTGACTTGGAGATCATTGTTAATCATGTCAAGGGAATGGAAATACTACTGGCTTCGTCTTATTCTTTGTATGCTTCTTACGCTCTGTGTTGGCACAGTATTTTCTGGCCTGGGGCATTCCTTATCTTCAGTTGTG ACAAGGGTTGCAGCtgtatttgcatttatatcatTTGCCTCACTTCTAAGCATTGCTGGAGTACCTGCACTGCTGAAAGAAATCAAG ATATATGCCAGTGAAGAATTAAACCAGCATTCGGGACCATTAGTCTTTTTATTTGGGCAACTTCTCTCCAGCATCCCGTTCCTGTTCCTCATATCCATTTCATCGAGCCTTGTTTTCTATTTCCTCATAGGATTGCGGGATGAATTTGGCTTGTTGATGTACTTTGTGCTGAATTTCTTCTTGTGCCTTCTAGTAAATGAAGGACTAATGCTAGTTGTTGTTTCTTTATGGCAAAATGTTTTCTGGAGCATCTTGACATTGGTATCCATACAT GTGGTAATGATGCTTGCCGCAGGCTATTTCAGAATTCGAAATGCTTTGCCAGGACCATTGTGGACATACCCACTATCCTACATTGCTTTCCACACATACTCTATCCAG GGCATCTTGGAGAATGAGTATCTTTGGACTTCCTTTCCGGTTGGGCAGGTAAGGACCATATCCGGGTATCAGGCCCTCCGTAGTGCATATGACATATCTCCTGACATTAATTCTAAGTGGAAGAATTTGCTGGTCCTGTTTCTTATGGTGGTTGGGTATCGcattgttgtgtttgttttactttattttcacgtaggaaaaaataaatctgtactcaaaatttttcaatgtAATCAGgataagaaaaatacaagatgA
- the LOC142606345 gene encoding uncharacterized protein LOC142606345 has translation MDRFRTIIHHCCFLDLGYIGSHFAWSRNHPIEGHIHIRLDRALATAGWCSLFPGTTVHHIPMSTSDHSLLSIRFRPPIARPRPLGQLFHFEVMWLRDPCCAEVVQEAWQDGLFKPDDAQIMNCLDSCRERLTTWNKLEFGHVGRQISKLEKKLQCLELNAS, from the coding sequence ATGGATCGCTTCCGCACAATTATCCACCATTGCTGCTTCCTCGACCTTGGTTATATTGGGTCTCATTTCGCCTGGTCAAGAAATCATCCTATAGAAGGTCACATTCACATCAGATTAGACCGAGCACTAGCTACTGCTGGTTGGTGTTCTCTCTTCCCTGGCACTACTGTTCATCATATTCCAATGTCCACCTCGGATCACTCCCTACTCTCTATTCGCTTCCGTCCACCCATTGCCAGACCACGTCCTTTGGGCCAGCTGTTCCACTTTGAAGTGATGTGGTTGCGTGATCCTTGTTGTGCTGAGGTCGTCCAAGAAGCATGGCAAGATGGCCTCTTCAAACCTGACGACGCTCAAATTATGAACTGCCTTGACAGTTGCCGTGAGCGATTGACAACTTGGAACAAGCTAGAATTTGGCCACGTGGGAAGACAGATTTCGAAACTTGAAAAGAAGCTACAGTGTCTCGAGTTGAATGCTAGCTAG
- the LOC142608005 gene encoding cell division cycle protein 48 homolog gives MAHQGESSDPKLGKKDFSTAILERKKSPNRLVVDEAVNDDNSVVALHPDTMEKLQLFRGDTILIKGKKRKDTVCIALADETCEEPKIRMNKVVRSNLRVRLGDVVSVHQCPDVKYGKRVHILPVDDTIEGVTGNLFDAYLKPYFLEAYRPVRKGDLFLVRGGMRSVEFKVIETDPGEYCVVAPDTEIFCEGEPVRREDEDRLDEVGYDDVGGVRKQMAQIRELVELPLRHPQLFKSIGVKPPKGILLYGPPGSGKTLIARAVANETGAFFFCINGPEIMSKLAGESESNLRKAFEEAEKNAPSIIFIDELDSIAPKREKTHGEVERRIVSQLLTLMDGLKSRAHVIVMGATNRPNSIDPALRRFGRFDREIDIGVPDEIGRLEVLRIHTKNMKLSEEVDLERISKDTHGYVGADLAALCTEAALQCIREKMDVIDLEDETIDAEILSSMAVTNEHFQTALGTSNPSALRETVVEVPNVGWEDIGGLENVKRELQETVQYPVEHPEKFEKFGMSPSKGVLFYGPPGCGKTLLAKAIANECQANFISVKGPELLTMWFGESEANVREIFDKARQSAPCVLFFDELDSIATQRGSSVGDAGGAADRVLNQLLTEMDGMSAKKTVFIIGATNRPDIIDPALLRPGRLDQLIYIPLPDEESRFQIFKSCLRKSPVSKDVDLRALAKYTQGFSGADITEICQRACKYAIRENIEKDIEKERRRSENPEAMDEDENDEVAEIRAAHFEESMKFARRSVSDADIRKYQAFAQTLQQSRGFGSEFRFSETRAGATTGSDPFATSAGGAADEDDLYS, from the exons ATGGCGCACCAGGGCGAATCGTCCGACCC gaAATTGGGGAAGAAGGACTTCTCGACGGCGATTCTGGAGAGGAAGAAGTCGCCGAATCGGCTTGTCGTTGACGAGGCGGTCAACGACGACAACTCCGTTGTCGCTTTGCACCCTGACACCATGGAAAAGCTCCAGCTTTTCCGTGGCGACACGATTCTTATCAAG GGCAAGAAACGAAAGGATACAGTCTGCATTGCTCTTGCTGATGAAACATGTGAGGAGCCAAAGATTAGGATGAACAAGGTTGTTAGATCAAATCTGAGGGTTCGGCTTGGGGATGTTGTATCTGTACACCAGTGCCCTGATGTTAAGTATGGGAAGCGTGTCCACATACTGCCTGTTGATGATACTATAGAAGGTGTTACTGGCAATCTATTTGACGCATACTTGAAAC CTTATTTCTTGGAGGCTTATCGCCCTGTAAGGAAGGGAGATCTATTCCTTGTCAGGGGAGGGATGAGAAGTGTAGAGTTCAAGGTTATTGAAACTGACCCAGGGGAGTATTGTGTGGTTGCCCCAGACACAGAAATCTTCTGTGAGGGTGAACCTGTCAGAAGGGAGGATGAGGATAGGTTGGATGAAGTTGGTTATGATGATGTGGGTGGTGTTAGAAAGCAGATGGCTCAGATTCGTGAGTTAGTGGAGCTGCCTCTAAGGCACCCTCAGCTTTTTAAATCAATTGGTGTGAAACCACCTAAGGGCATTTTGCTTTATGGACCCCCAGGTTCTGGAAAGACATTGATAGCTAGAGCTGTGGCTAATGAAACTGGAGCTTTCTTTTTCTGTATTAATGGGCCAGAGATTATGTCCAAATTGGCTGGGGAGAGTGAAAGTAATCTCCGGAAGGCATTTGAAGAAGCTGAAAAGAATGCTCCATCCATCATTTTTATTGATGAGCTCGATTCTATTGCTCCTAAGAGGGAGAAGACTCATGGTGAAGTTGAAAGGAGGATTGTTTCACAGCTTTTGACTCTTATGGATGGGCTGAAATCTCGGGCCCATGTCATTGTCATGGGGGCTACGAATCGTCCAAACAGCATTGACCCAGCTTTGAGAAGATTTGGTCGTTTTGATAGGGAAATAGACATTGGTGTTCCAGATGAGATTGGGCGCCTTGAAGTTCTTCGCATCCATACCAAGAACATGAAGCTCTCTGAAGAG GTTGATTTGGAAAGAATTTCAAAAGATACCCATGGTTATGTTGGTGCTGATCTTGCTGCTCTCTGCACTGAGGCTGCACTGCAATGCATTAGGGAGAAGATGGATGTGATTGACTTGGAAGATGAAACTATTGATGCTGAGATACTTAGTTCCATGGCTGTTACCAATGAGCACTTCCAGACTGCTCTTGGAACCAGCAACCCATCTGCTTTACGTGAAACT GTTGTTGAAGTGCCCAATGTCGGCTGGGAAGACATTGGAGGCCTTGAGAATGTTAAGCGGGAACTTCAAGAG ACTGTACAGTATCCTGTGGAGCACCCAGAGAAGTTTGAGAAATTCGGAATGTCACCTTCAAAAGGGGTCCTTTTCTATGGTCCCCCTGGATGTGGGAAGACTCTATTGGCCAAGGCAATTGCAAATGAATGTCAAGCGAACTTCATCAGTGTCAAGGGCCCTGAGCTGCTTACAATGTGGTTTGGTGAGAGTGAAGCCAATGTTCGAGAAATTTTTGACAAGGCTCGACAATCTGCCCCATGTGTCCTTTTCTTTGATGAGCTTGACTCCATTGCTACCCAG AGAGGAAGCAGTGTTGGGGATGCAGGTGGTGCTGCTGATCGGGTTCTGAACCAGCTTCTTACTGAAATGGATGGCATGTCTGCAAAGAAGACCGTGTTCATAATTGGGGCTACCAACAGACCTGACATAATTGACCCAGCACTTCTGAGGCCCGGTCGTCTTGATCAGTTGATTTATATTCCTCTCCCTGATGAGGAGTCACGTTTTCAAATCTTTAAATCCTGCTTGAGAAAATCACCTGTCTCAAAAGATGTCGATTTGAGAGCACTGGCCAAATATACTCAAGGCTTCAGTGGAGCTGACATCACAGAAATTTGCCAGCGAGCATGCAAGTATGCTATAAGAGAGAACATAGAAAAG GACATAGAGAAGGAGAGGAGGAGAAGCGAGAATCCTGAGGCTATGGACGAGGACGAAAACGATGAAGTGGCAGAGATTAGGGCTGCTCATTTTGAGGAGTCCATGAAGTTTGCCCGTAGGAGTGTTAGTGATGCTGATATACGCAAATACCAGGCATTTGCTCAGACCTTGCAGCAGTCTAGGGGTTTTGGAAGTGAATTTAGGTTCTCTGAGACACGTGCTGGGGCCACCACTGGATCTGATCCATTTGCAACTTCTGCTGGTGGTGCTGCTGATGAAGATGATTTGTATAGTTAG